The Echinicola rosea genome has a segment encoding these proteins:
- a CDS encoding succinylglutamate desuccinylase/aspartoacylase family protein — MKEMIINGIRIRPGQSINIEIAIARLPTHTLIDLPVFIRRAKEDGPVVLISGGVHGDEINGIVAVKRMLEEELLQPVRGTIIYIPLVNVYGFLSNSRTFPDGRDLNRSFPGNNKGSLASQIAYILTNEIIPVIDYGVDIHTGGRMLGNYPQIRVDFKDKIGMEMAKAFGARFVLNSSHIDKSFRKEAFKRKKHILVYEGGESMRLDEFSIDEAIRGTKRMLSYLGVIDEDIPIDEPIIIKESSWTRAKISGIFTPVVQIGDEVKKRQVLARISDPYGQVKVPVKSSSNGFVVGLNNSPVVNAGDALFHIGKG, encoded by the coding sequence ATGAAAGAAATGATTATTAATGGCATTCGAATCAGACCGGGACAGTCGATCAACATTGAGATTGCCATTGCCAGATTGCCTACTCATACCTTGATTGATTTGCCGGTGTTTATCCGAAGGGCAAAAGAAGATGGTCCAGTAGTGCTGATCAGTGGAGGGGTGCATGGGGATGAAATCAACGGAATCGTAGCGGTAAAGCGCATGCTCGAAGAAGAACTGCTTCAACCGGTGCGGGGTACGATCATTTATATTCCCCTTGTGAATGTATATGGCTTTTTAAGCAATAGCCGGACATTTCCGGACGGCAGGGACCTGAACAGGAGTTTTCCTGGGAATAACAAGGGATCGCTGGCATCCCAGATTGCTTATATCCTCACCAATGAAATTATTCCGGTCATTGACTATGGTGTTGATATTCACACCGGTGGAAGGATGCTGGGGAATTATCCTCAAATCCGAGTGGATTTTAAAGATAAAATAGGGATGGAAATGGCCAAGGCATTTGGTGCGCGGTTTGTGTTGAATTCTTCCCATATCGACAAATCCTTCAGAAAGGAGGCCTTTAAGCGAAAGAAGCACATTTTGGTCTATGAAGGCGGAGAGTCCATGAGGTTGGACGAGTTTTCGATTGACGAAGCTATCAGGGGCACCAAAAGAATGTTGAGTTACTTGGGGGTGATCGATGAGGATATTCCTATTGACGAACCGATTATCATTAAGGAGAGCTCTTGGACCAGGGCAAAGATTTCCGGTATTTTCACACCTGTCGTACAGATAGGTGATGAGGTAAAGAAGCGGCAAGTTTTGGCTCGTATTTCTGATCCTTATGGCCAAGTGAAAGTTCCTGTAAAGAGTAGTTCCAATGGTTTTGTGGTTGGCCTAAATAATTCACCAGTAGTAAATGCCGGTGATGCACTGTTCCACATAGGAAAAGGTTGA
- the egtB gene encoding ergothioneine biosynthesis protein EgtB, translating to MTFKDYIQIRERSEQLCSHLETEDFVIQAAEHVSPVKWHLAHTSWFFETFVLKPYLMDYKEFHPDFSYFFNSYYNAVGARTVRNQRGLMTRPTTEEVFDYRGFIDEQMKLIIEGGMTAEVEDTIRLGLNHEQQHQELLVTDLKYNLWLNPLLPAVLNIKEYPKQEGSGWINIREDIYEIGHVGEGFCYDNECSRHKVYLEDVQIASKLVSNREYLEFVHAGGYENPEYWHSDGWAWVQQEGIGTPLYWMLENGAAYYYTLDGKKEMDLDAPLAHVSFYEAAAYAEWAGCRLPTEAEWEIGSKRFSWGERWEWTNSAYLPYPRYQKAPGAIGEYNGKFMVNQMVLRGASVATSPGHSRSTYRNFFHPQYQWQFSGIRLCKK from the coding sequence ATGACTTTTAAAGACTATATTCAGATTCGAGAAAGAAGTGAGCAGCTATGTTCCCATCTTGAAACAGAGGATTTTGTGATCCAGGCTGCCGAGCATGTAAGTCCCGTAAAATGGCACCTTGCGCACACCAGTTGGTTTTTTGAAACATTCGTGCTCAAACCCTATCTTATGGATTATAAGGAATTTCATCCTGATTTCAGTTACTTCTTTAACAGTTATTATAATGCCGTCGGAGCCAGGACCGTCAGAAACCAACGCGGACTAATGACACGGCCTACTACCGAAGAGGTATTTGATTATCGCGGGTTTATTGATGAACAGATGAAATTGATCATTGAGGGGGGTATGACAGCTGAAGTGGAAGATACTATTCGGCTTGGCCTCAATCATGAACAGCAGCACCAAGAACTTTTGGTGACCGATCTGAAATACAATCTATGGCTAAATCCATTGCTACCCGCCGTGCTGAACATCAAGGAGTATCCCAAACAGGAGGGAAGTGGCTGGATTAACATACGGGAGGACATCTATGAAATCGGCCATGTAGGGGAAGGGTTTTGCTATGACAATGAGTGTTCACGGCACAAGGTGTATCTCGAAGATGTTCAAATTGCTTCAAAGCTTGTGTCCAATAGGGAATACCTGGAGTTTGTACATGCAGGAGGGTATGAAAATCCAGAATATTGGCATTCTGACGGATGGGCATGGGTACAGCAGGAGGGAATCGGCACTCCGTTATATTGGATGCTGGAGAATGGAGCTGCGTATTATTATACTTTGGATGGGAAAAAGGAGATGGACTTGGATGCTCCTTTGGCACATGTGTCCTTTTATGAGGCGGCAGCCTATGCAGAATGGGCCGGATGTCGATTGCCTACAGAAGCAGAGTGGGAGATAGGCAGCAAAAGATTTTCATGGGGAGAACGATGGGAATGGACCAATTCAGCTTATCTCCCTTATCCTCGCTACCAAAAAGCGCCCGGTGCCATAGGTGAGTATAACGGCAAGTTTATGGTCAATCAGATGGTGCTTCGTGGAGCTTCGGTCGCCACTTCACCGGGCCATTCGAGAAGTACGTACCGCAATTTTTTCCATCCACAATATCAATGGCAGTTTTCGGGAATAAGACTTTGTAAGAAATAA
- the egtD gene encoding L-histidine N(alpha)-methyltransferase, which translates to MEYTLKTETEFAKDVLAGLSAPQKYLSSKYFYDQRGDKLFQQIMRLPEYYLTKKEFAILDRYKAAILAPSISSRFNLVEMGAGDGLKTKILINHLQQEGADFTYFPIDISSTVLDELKADLQQSFTSLDVEPIVGTYKRALEQRKWENDHPTLLLFLGGNIGNFHYEQAVGMLRNVAESLKSGDHLLIGFDLKKDPDIILRAYNDAEGVTRDFNLNILARINKELGGDFDLTKFKHWPMYDPVTGECRSYLVSTQSQKICVKGLERDFYFEKAEPIHTEVSKKYSHHELEKLAAKSGFLVVQDFEDQDHYFTNSLWQKQ; encoded by the coding sequence ATGGAATATACCCTTAAAACAGAAACCGAGTTTGCCAAGGATGTCCTGGCAGGGCTCAGCGCTCCACAAAAATACCTTTCTTCAAAATACTTTTATGACCAACGTGGGGACAAGCTATTTCAACAAATAATGCGTCTTCCGGAATATTATCTTACCAAGAAAGAATTCGCCATTCTGGACAGGTATAAAGCAGCTATTCTGGCCCCATCAATATCATCTCGTTTTAACCTCGTGGAAATGGGCGCGGGTGATGGGCTTAAAACAAAAATATTGATCAATCATTTGCAGCAGGAGGGTGCGGATTTTACTTATTTTCCAATTGATATCTCAAGTACGGTACTCGATGAGCTCAAAGCAGACCTTCAGCAGTCTTTTACATCTTTGGATGTGGAACCTATTGTAGGTACCTATAAACGTGCACTGGAGCAAAGGAAATGGGAAAACGATCACCCTACCCTCTTACTTTTTTTGGGAGGCAATATCGGAAATTTTCATTATGAGCAAGCGGTCGGTATGCTCCGTAATGTTGCCGAGTCGCTTAAATCAGGAGATCATCTGTTGATTGGTTTTGATCTGAAAAAGGATCCAGACATCATCTTGCGTGCTTATAATGATGCGGAGGGTGTGACGAGAGATTTTAATCTCAATATTCTTGCCCGGATCAATAAAGAGCTCGGAGGAGATTTTGACCTGACAAAATTCAAGCACTGGCCGATGTACGATCCGGTCACTGGAGAATGCCGAAGCTATCTGGTGAGCACACAAAGCCAAAAGATATGCGTTAAAGGCTTGGAGAGGGATTTTTATTTTGAAAAGGCAGAGCCTATCCATACCGAAGTATCAAAAAAATACAGCCACCATGAATTGGAGAAATTGGCAGCAAAAAGTGGCTTCTTGGTGGTCCAAGATTTTGAGGATCAAGATCATTATTTTACCAATAGCCTTTGGCAGAAGCAATAG
- the truA gene encoding tRNA pseudouridine(38-40) synthase TruA yields MQSKPFTYLCHVQYLGFRYHGWQKQPGVKTIQEMLERSFKGWLGHGEFKLLGAGRTDAGVSCMQGAFELFSAYEEQLEGMVKGVNAFLPDDIRLLSAAPIGPDFNIIQDVKEKEYRYYFSFGAKPHPFSAPYVVVFPEALDIPLIQEAAKLFEGVNDFRNFCTKPKAEAVFKREIVASSVTAFKQAVPEWEIRTAIYCFSVRGKGFMRNQVRLMMGALYDLGRGKLTVDELEKALKGTKEVFPLSEKAPARGLVLEEVLF; encoded by the coding sequence ATGCAAAGCAAGCCCTTTACCTATTTATGTCATGTGCAGTATCTTGGTTTTCGATATCACGGTTGGCAAAAACAACCTGGGGTAAAGACCATCCAAGAAATGCTGGAGAGGAGCTTTAAAGGTTGGCTTGGACATGGAGAATTTAAGCTCTTGGGAGCAGGAAGGACAGATGCAGGAGTGTCTTGCATGCAAGGGGCGTTCGAGCTTTTTTCTGCCTACGAGGAGCAGCTAGAGGGGATGGTGAAGGGAGTGAATGCATTTCTTCCCGATGATATTCGACTGTTATCCGCAGCACCCATAGGTCCGGATTTTAATATTATCCAGGATGTCAAAGAGAAGGAATACCGGTATTATTTTTCCTTTGGGGCTAAACCTCATCCTTTTTCAGCTCCTTATGTAGTGGTATTTCCTGAAGCCCTTGACATTCCCTTGATCCAGGAAGCTGCCAAGCTTTTTGAAGGGGTGAATGATTTTAGGAATTTTTGTACCAAACCAAAAGCCGAAGCGGTTTTTAAGAGGGAAATCGTCGCATCATCTGTGACGGCATTTAAGCAGGCAGTACCGGAATGGGAGATTCGTACCGCTATATACTGCTTTAGCGTAAGAGGCAAAGGATTCATGAGGAACCAAGTGCGGTTAATGATGGGGGCACTTTATGATCTGGGAAGGGGAAAGCTCACTGTTGATGAGCTAGAAAAAGCCCTAAAAGGTACAAAAGAGGTGTTTCCGCTGAGCGAAAAAGCTCCCGCAAGGGGTTTGGTATTGGAAGAGGTGCTTTTCTGA